The genomic region GCGACAGTGAAATCCGCTATACGTGGAAGGCTTTAACGCTCGGATTGGGCACGCAGGCCGTGTGGCTGGGACCGGCGCAATTAAATCCGATCATTCATTCAAACAACGCGCCGAACTATCCCAAAGTCGATTTTGGAGTCAAAAAGACTTCAGTGTATTGGCCTTGGAGCGACCGATATTTGGGCGATATCGAAATCCGAGGCTGGTTCGGAAGATTAACCGAAAGCGATTACTTTGACAATATTGACTCGAACGATCACAACCTGATTTCCGGTTTGGCTTTAGCTTGGGCGCCGCCTCATTTGACAGGGCTCACACTGGGTGTAAACAGGACGATGCTGAGCAGATGGAATGAAATTACCGGTTATTCCCTTTTTAGAATATATAATCCGCTTATGAGCGGTTCCAAAGAAGGCAGTGACAACAGCGATCAAAGGATATCTTTTACAGCCGACTATCTTTTACCCTCTGTCGGTTTTGAAATTTATTTTGAATGGGCAAGAAATGACTTCAGTCCTAATTTGAACTATATCAGCCGTTATCCGTTCCACACACAAGGATATACATTGGGTGGCAGAAAAAACATAAATTTTTCAGACAAATACTCAGGCGAATTATCATTGGAAATAACGAACCTTGAATGCTCCAGAGATTACAACAGCTACATACCATATCCTTCTACTTTTTATGCACACCACATTATCACACAGGGCTATACAAACGGAGGGCAATGGCTGGGAGCCGGTATAGGAACAGGCGGGAACAGCCAATACATGGGTTTTAAGCTCTATCATCCGAACGGTTTTTGGAAAATCTTTTTCCAGCGAAGAAACCCTGATCTTGACTATACATGGCATTATGACGTAGCCCATTCCGGTTGGGGAGCGGAAACAAATATCCGTGTTCTATTAATCGGAGGGATGGAAACACTTTATTATTTGTCAAAAGATATTTATTTTACAGCCGGACTTACAGTCATACGTGAAAAAAGTCCGTTGAATAACGGCAATCCGGCAAACAGAAACGGATTGCATGCGCAATTCTCTGTTAAATATAATTTTTAAACAAAATTTATGTCGCAGAAGTCTTTAAAAAACAATGCTTTTTTTAACTTCATACGTTCGTTTTTGAATATTGCGTTTCCGATAGTATCATTTCCGTACGCTTCCCGTATACTCATGCCGGAAGGTATCGGAAAAGTCAATTTTGCAAATTCCGTCGTAGATTACTTTGTCTTAATCGCTTCTTTAGGAATTGCACAGTATGCAACGCGGGAAGCCGCAATACTAAGAGAAGACTTTAATAAACTAAGCAAATTTTTAAAAGAAATTCTACTGATAACACTTTTTGCTACGCTATTCGCATACATACTGCTGATTATCTCTTTATTTGCAGTTCCGAAATTCCATGAATACCGAATGCTTATGATCGTGTGCTCAACTAAAATTCTTTTCGTTTCGGCAGGAATAAATTGGCTTTTTATAGCCCAGGAAGAATATTCATATATTACGCTGAGAACCGCAATTTTTCAAATCGTAAGTTTAGCATCGTTATTCTTATTTGTACATAAAAGCGACGATTATCTAACATACGCATTCATAGGCATTTTTTCCAATGCGGGTTCAAATATATGTAATATTTTTTATTCAAGAAAATTTATAAATATACTGGTAAAAACAAAACTTCAATTGAAAAAACACATAAAA from Treponema parvum harbors:
- a CDS encoding capsule assembly Wzi family protein, producing MYKYLKRFGLAVLFFLSALIAYSQEALKSYEEEYYDFLSLQGLVERPTLNYRTLSDSVWELSEETQNDSRNIWKDKNLGTTRFIDGNKNLSWKIHGPEWYNSFNTAAPYGQNDGALWQGKGYNTSLSGGAGIGAYGFQAVFLPQLSFSQNKEFDFISPSVYSGNDYKDKADTYGYYGVTYSLDAPQRFGDKSFAVFNFGDSEIRYTWKALTLGLGTQAVWLGPAQLNPIIHSNNAPNYPKVDFGVKKTSVYWPWSDRYLGDIEIRGWFGRLTESDYFDNIDSNDHNLISGLALAWAPPHLTGLTLGVNRTMLSRWNEITGYSLFRIYNPLMSGSKEGSDNSDQRISFTADYLLPSVGFEIYFEWARNDFSPNLNYISRYPFHTQGYTLGGRKNINFSDKYSGELSLEITNLECSRDYNSYIPYPSTFYAHHIITQGYTNGGQWLGAGIGTGGNSQYMGFKLYHPNGFWKIFFQRRNPDLDYTWHYDVAHSGWGAETNIRVLLIGGMETLYYLSKDIYFTAGLTVIREKSPLNNGNPANRNGLHAQFSVKYNF